A single genomic interval of Cucumis sativus cultivar 9930 chromosome 7, Cucumber_9930_V3, whole genome shotgun sequence harbors:
- the LOC101219462 gene encoding copper-transporting ATPase PAA1, chloroplastic: MDSAISLMASNSFLSTLSSTSVSTISTLSFPRRAALPPIHRRQKFISIFASGNGNGGVRGESGGGGGGGDDGGPKGSDVDSKLLAGEADDDATLSADVIVLGVEGMTCKGCCASVKRILESQPQVSHASVDLASETAIVWPVAEAKITPNWREELGVALAKHLTTCGFSSKVQGQGAIGGDVSL; this comes from the exons ATGGATTCCGCCATATCTCTAATGGCCTCCAATTCCTTTCTCTCCACTCTCTCCTCCACCTCTGTTTCCACTATCTCCACACTTTCTTTCCCGCGTCGAGCTGCTCTTCCTCCCATACACCGTCGTCAGAAATTCATCTCCATTTTTGCGTCAGGTAATGGCAATGGCGGCGTTCGAGGAGAGAGCGGCGGTGGAGGTGGCGGCGGCGATGATGGTGGACCCAAAGGCAGCGATGTCGACTCGAAATTGCTTGCTGGAGAAGCTGACGACGATGCCACGCTGTCTGCGGACGTCATTGTTCTCGGTGTTGAA GGGATGACGTGCAAGGGGTGTTGTGCGAGTGTCAAGAGGATTCTTGAAAGTCAG CCACAAGTGTCACATGCTAGTGTTGACCTTGCTTCTGAGACAGCAATCGTGTGGCCTGTAGCTGAAGCAAAAATCACACCCAACTGGCGGGAAGAGCTAGGAGTGGCACTTGCAAAGCATTTGACTACTTGTGGTTTTTCTTCGAAGGTTCAAG